One segment of Gilliamella sp. ESL0441 DNA contains the following:
- a CDS encoding aspartate aminotransferase family protein — MQSQISRELFDEIILPVYSPAQFIPVRGFGSRVWDQNDQEYIDFAGGIAVNALGHCHPKLIKTLKEQSEKLWHVSNVFTNEPALMLAQKLIEHTFADRVFFANSGAEANEAAFKLARYYTTKKFHPYKTKIISFYQSFHGRTFFTVSVGGQAKYSDGFGPKPADIVHIPFNNLEAVKAVMDDHTCAVVLEPVQGEGGLTSATPEFLKGVRSLCDEYNALLIFDEVQCGMGRTGSLYTYQQYNIIPDILTSAKALGGGFPISAMLTTNEISEVMHAGVHGTTYGGNPLACAVGCEAFDIINSPEVLQGVEKRRAIFIGMLEEINEKFKIFREYRGKGLLLGAELQPTFYNRAHDFLTAATEFKVMILNAGPNVLRFTPSLIITEEEIKEGMTRFAKAVEKVVNA, encoded by the coding sequence ATGCAATCTCAAATCAGCCGTGAACTATTTGATGAAATTATTTTACCGGTTTATTCACCAGCCCAATTTATTCCCGTTAGAGGATTTGGTAGTCGAGTTTGGGATCAAAATGACCAAGAGTATATCGATTTTGCTGGCGGCATTGCAGTTAATGCATTAGGGCATTGTCATCCGAAACTAATAAAAACATTAAAAGAACAGAGTGAAAAATTATGGCATGTGAGTAATGTTTTTACTAATGAACCTGCGTTAATGCTTGCTCAAAAACTGATTGAGCATACTTTTGCTGATCGGGTATTTTTTGCTAATTCTGGAGCAGAAGCAAACGAAGCCGCATTTAAACTTGCTCGATATTATACAACAAAAAAGTTTCATCCTTATAAAACTAAAATTATCTCTTTTTATCAATCTTTTCATGGGCGCACTTTTTTCACCGTTTCAGTCGGTGGACAAGCCAAATATTCCGATGGATTTGGCCCTAAACCAGCGGATATTGTTCATATTCCTTTTAATAATCTCGAAGCAGTTAAGGCTGTCATGGATGATCATACTTGTGCCGTGGTGTTAGAACCCGTACAAGGTGAAGGCGGATTAACATCGGCGACGCCTGAGTTTTTAAAAGGCGTACGGTCGCTTTGTGATGAATATAATGCACTGCTAATATTTGATGAAGTCCAATGTGGTATGGGACGAACAGGCAGTTTATATACCTATCAACAATACAACATTATACCCGATATTTTAACTTCTGCTAAAGCATTAGGCGGTGGGTTTCCGATTAGTGCGATGTTAACCACCAATGAAATATCGGAAGTAATGCATGCAGGTGTGCATGGAACCACTTACGGTGGTAATCCCCTTGCTTGCGCTGTAGGATGTGAAGCTTTTGACATTATTAATTCACCTGAAGTTCTTCAAGGTGTCGAAAAACGACGAGCAATATTCATCGGAATGCTTGAAGAAATCAATGAAAAATTCAAAATATTTCGAGAATATCGAGGGAAGGGGCTATTGTTAGGTGCTGAGCTACAACCAACGTTTTATAATAGGGCTCATGATTTTTTGACAGCAGCAACAGAATTTAAAGTGATGATATTAAATGCAGGCCCTAATGTATTACGTTTTACCCCTTCTCTCATCATTACCGAAGAAGAGATTAAAGAAGGAATGACTCGATTTGCAAAAGCAGTCGAAAAAGTTGTCAATGCATGA
- the yihA gene encoding ribosome biogenesis GTP-binding protein YihA/YsxC: MYDIRPLNYAKTKFILSAPDITHLPFDSGVEVAFAGRSNAGKSSALNTLTNQKGLARTSKTPGRTQLINLFEVEPNCRLVDLPGYGYAQVPEAIKRKWQKSLGEYLQKRESLKGLVILMDIRHPLKDLDQQMIEWAVSVNIPVMLLLTKADKLASGALKKQVNMVKEAILPFQGDITVAPFSSPKRIGLDPLKWQLNEWFNQQ; the protein is encoded by the coding sequence ATGTACGATATTCGCCCATTAAATTATGCAAAAACAAAGTTTATTTTAAGTGCACCAGATATTACCCATTTACCTTTTGATAGTGGCGTTGAAGTGGCATTTGCTGGTCGCTCTAATGCTGGAAAATCTAGTGCACTTAATACATTGACTAATCAAAAGGGATTAGCCAGAACCAGTAAAACGCCCGGTCGAACTCAACTCATCAATCTTTTTGAAGTTGAGCCTAATTGCCGTTTAGTTGACTTACCAGGATATGGTTACGCTCAAGTACCGGAAGCAATTAAGCGAAAATGGCAGAAGTCATTAGGCGAATACTTACAAAAACGTGAAAGTCTTAAAGGCTTAGTAATATTAATGGATATCAGACATCCTTTAAAAGATTTGGATCAGCAAATGATTGAATGGGCTGTATCAGTCAATATACCCGTCATGTTATTATTGACCAAAGCCGACAAATTAGCATCAGGAGCCCTCAAAAAACAAGTTAATATGGTCAAGGAAGCAATTTTACCTTTCCAAGGGGATATTACCGTTGCACCTTTTTCATCACCTAAACGCATTGGACTTGATCCATTAAAATGGCAATT